The window TACCTGCTCGACAGCGGCGACCTCGAAACGTCACCCGAAGACCCGCCTGCTGCCGGAACACCCGTCGTGTCGGACGGAAAACTGTACGCCGCGACGTACCCGGCCGGTTCGACGCTCGACTATCGGTACGTCTACTATTCCAACTTCTTCGTCCTCGATTCATGTGCCGAACGGCCGGACGAAGACCACCGACTACCGGTTGATGAGGGACCGGACGACGGGACCGATGTGCCGACCCCCGAGGCTTGTATCGAGGCCATTTCGAACATCGATTGGGACGATCTCGACGCAGGGGACCTCCTCCAACTCGACGCCTCCTGTTCCATCGGTCGTGGACTTCAGTTCGAATGGGACATCGGCGGCGACGGCCAGTACGAGGATTCGGGAAGTTCGATTTCCGTCACTGTACCGAGATGTGGGTCGCTGACGGTCAAACTCCGGATTACTGATACCAACGACGATACGGACAGCACGAGTATTTCCCTCTCGTCGAACTGAGTCCCTCCCGTGTCGCGGTTCGACCCATAAACACTATTTCTTCCTCGGGTTCGGACCATACTTCAACTACTGGCAGATATTCCGGACATGAAAGCAGTTATCTGGTCACCGTTGCTATGCCTGCGCATGAATTACCGACCACGAGTGGTGGTTCGGTGCGCGTAGTTGCCAAATTCGGGGGCACGAGCCTCGGAAGCGGTGACCGCATCAACCGGGCCGCAGACTCCGTCGCCGCTGCCGTCGAAGCAGGTCACGAAATCGCCGTCGTCGCCAGTGCGATGGGTAACACCACCGACGAATTGCTAGAGGAAATCAAATTCGACGCGGACGAACCCGACCGGGCCGAAATCGTTAGCATGGGTGAACGAACGAGCGTTCGAATGCTCAAAGCCGCTCTCGCCGCGCGCGGGGTCGATGCCCTGTTCCTCGAACCCGGTAGCGATGGATGGCCAATCGTCACCGATTCTCGCGGAGAAGTGAACGCCGAGATAACCAAAGAACGGGCAGCCCAGCTCGCCGAAGCGTTGGACGGTACCGTTCCAGTCGTCACGGGATTCCTCGCCGAAGACGAGGAGGGCGGCGTCACCACCCTCGGACGCGGTGGGAGCGACACGACCGCCGTGATGCTCGGTACGTACATGGATGCGGACGAGGTCGTCATCGTCACCGACGTGGAGGGCGTCATGACCGGCGACCCGAGCGTCGTGGAGGGTGCTCGAAACGTCGGCGAAATAACGGTTGACGAGCTTCGAAACCTCTCGTTCCGCGGGGCGGAAGTCGTCGCACCGTCGGCGCTTTCGTACAAGGACGACGATCTGCACGTTCGCGTCGTCCACTACCAGCACGGCGACCTGCTCGCCGGCGGCACGAGCGTCACCGGCAAGTTCGAAAACCTCATCGACATGCGGGAATCGCCACTCTCCTGTATGACCGTCGCCGGACGTGCGATGCGAAATCGCCCCGGTATCCTATCCGATCTCTCCACCGCGCTCGGGGATAGCGACATCAACGTCGATGCGGTGGCCAGCGGGATGGACAGCATCACGTTCTACGTGGACACCGACGTTTCGGAGCGAGCCGAAAACATCCTTCACCAGGAGGTCATCGGCGAGGAGACGCTCTCCAGCGTTACCGTGGACGACCCAATCGCCGTGATTCGAGTCACTGGCGGCGAACTCCCAAACCAACCGGGTATCATCCACGAACTCGTTCAACCGGTCGCGGACGCCCATATCAACGTCCACGACCTGATTACCAGCGCGACCAGCGTGGCGCTGTTCGTTGACTGGGATGACCGCGAGAAGACGCTCGAAATCCTGCAGGACCATTTCCAGCAGTAAGGTGGACCACTTCCAGCAGTTGGGGGATTCAGTACATACGGACGCTCGTTTTCCGGTTCGTCCCCTCGGTCAGCTTTCGGCAAGCAGTTTGTACGCGATCGCAACACCACCACTCAGGAGCGTAACGGCACTTGCGAGGAGGAGGACACCTGCACCGAACGTCACGATCGGTTGAAACGAGGTTTGTAACACGAACTGTGCAAAAAACGCCACGACCCACGACCCGATGAGTACACCGTAGAGTTTCAACATTTCGTCGCTCATCGCATATCGGAGGGCATCGCGGGCGGAAACAGTCGGCATAAATAGATATCCGAACAGACTATATAAACTTGTTTCGTAGTAGAAAGACATTTTCGGCCGTATTCCGCCAGGCGTTCGGGGGAGACGAATGATGCCGATTCCAACTGCTAGCCGTCGGTCATCGGCCCGCCCACTCCACGGCCAACCAGCCGATTCTGGGCTGAAACTCTCTTCCCAACATTCGGTGGCAACCCCGACTAATCACTTGGCGAGCAAGTGCAGTGCACTTGCTCGCCTGCTGTCCTGGTGGCAACGGGCGAAACGAGGCGTACGTCTGGCAGTTGGAATCGTCATATTTCCAACTCCACGTACCGACTCCGCAACAAACGTGGCTCCTCGATAATTCATCTCCCTATCCACGTATTCTCGACACAAACTTTACCCGGCAGTCCGAACCGGCCCAGTATGAACCGCGAGCGCTCTCGAAACCTGTACGACCGCGCGCTATCAGTGACGCCCGGTGGCGTCAACTCCCCCGTTCGAGCCGTTCGACCGCATCCGTTCTTCGTGGAACGAGGCGATGGCGCGCACGTCATCGACGCCGACGGAAACCGGTACCTCGACTACGTGGGGGGGTACGGCCCGCTCCTCTTGGGTCACGACCTGCCCCAATCCGTCCAGTCGGCACTCCAGTCCCAACTCGCCGACGGGCCGATGTATGGCGCGCCAGCGGAGGTCGAAGTCGAACTCGCGGAGTTCGTCACCCGGCATGTTCCGAGCGTCGAGATGATTCGGTTCGTCAACAGCGGGACGGAAGCGACTTCGTCCGCAGTTCGTCTCGCGCGTGGCTACACCGGACGCGACAAAATCGTCGTCATGCAGGGCGGCTACCACGGCGCACAGGAGTCAACACTTGTACAAGGTTCCTCGGGCCGAACCTCGGAACCGAGTTCCAGCGGGATTCCGTCGGCGTTCGCCGAGGAAACCATCACGCTCCCGTTCAACGACGCCGAGGCAGCGCGCGAACTGTTCGAGGAACGCGGCGACGAAATCGCCTGCGTGATGACCGAACCGATTCTCGGCAACTGCGCCAGTATCCCGCCGGTCGATGGCTATCTGGAAACCCTGCGGGAACTGACCGCGGAACACGGTTCGCTCCTCGTGTTCGACGAGGTGATGACCGGCTTTCGAATCGGCGGTCTTCAATGTGCACAGGGCAAGTTCGGCGTCACACCCGACTTGACGACCTTCGCCAAAGTTATCGGCGGTGGCTTCCCTGTCGGCGCAATCGGTGGGCGAGCGGACATCATCGAGCAGTTCGCACCGACAGGAAACGTGTTTCAGGCAGGTACCTACTCAGGTCACCCGCTCTCACTGACCGCCGGATTGGAGATGCTACGATTCGCCGCGAAAAACGACGTGTACGACCACGTCAACGGTCTCGGGGAGAAACTTCGATCGGGACTGACCGACATCCTCGCCGACCACGCGCCGGAATATACCGTGGTCGGACAGGACAGCATGTTCAAGGTCGTCTTCACGCGCGACGGGCCGCGTGATTTGGAGGGACAATGTGATGCGGGCTGCATGCAGAATCCGGACTGTCCGCGATTCGACTACTGCCCGAAGGACAAAACGGACGTTGACCGTGCGGAAACCGACCGCTGGGAGCGTCTCTTCTGGCCCGCCATGCTGGACCAGGGGATCTTCCTCACGGCGAATCAGTTCGAATCGCAGTTCATCAGCTACGCCCATACCGAGGAGGATGTCGAGGAAACGTTGGAGGCGTACAAGGAAGCATTGTAGACTCCCTCCGATGGGCTCGTCGTCCTTCCGCAGGCGACATTCGTTTTATCCCCCCGTCCTAACAGGGACGTAATGAGACGCCCACAGCTCTCCGGCGACCGGGTACAGTCGCGCTGGTGGTACTGGATCGCGGCGGTTCCCATCGTTTTCGTTTTTTGGTTGGTGACCGTCGCGTGGGTCGCGTTCGCCATGTCGATTGACCCTAGTTTCGTCGGTGATTCCGCTCCGTCGTTTTTCGTCCGTCTTCTCGTCGCCATCCCGCACGCAACCGTCGTCTCACTGGTGGCGGTCGGAATTCCGTTCGCCGTTCTCATCGCGATCCTCCCGCTCGCGGTGTTTCAGGATACGGTCGCAATCAACCGTGCTGAAACTGGATGGGAGCCGTCGAGCCGGAACTTCGCCCTCTCCGGGTTGCTTGGACTCATCGCAGCAGTCGTAGTTGGGATTTTCACCATCGATATCTCGCTCGCCATCATCGCCGGATTCGTCCTGAGTGTTCCCTTCGCACTGTATTATCTTCGGGAACGTCACGAGAAGCTCGGCGTTCCGTAAGAATGCGGATCTCGTGAGGCTGTCGATGATTTCTCTGCTCTCGATGGTTTTCTGGAACGACGACTCACAGCATCGCCCGAATTGCTGGCTCCAAAAACCGCCTGCGGACAGTCGTGCCGACCGCTCCCCCGATTGTCCGCGACGTTCCCTCTCCTCCCCGGGTGTTCGGACATCTGCGCCAGCGGTCGGCGCAGGTGTTCCCGCCGTGCATCCTGAAATCAGCAGGTCGATTAATAGCCATGCTGCTGCCGGTGACACAACCGGTAGAGTGCTTGCCGCTTCCCGTGTGAGCAGAACCGTCCTCCGGTGCTTTTGTCGAGCTTTTACAGGGGAACGGACGGGGTCTGCTCGAATCGCGCAGACTCCGTCTTTTGACCGTCGTAAAAGGTCGGTTGCGAAGATGGTTTTACTATCCAGTGCGGAGGGGAGGATATGAGCAAGCGCGGAAAGGAACTCACGTTGGCGACGCGGGGGTCGGACCTCGCCATCCGACAGTCGGGGGAGGTAACGGCGGCACTGGAAGACCGTCGGTTCTCGGTCGAACTCGTCGAAGTGGAGACGACTGGCGACCAGTTGGACGACGCACTCATCACGGAACTCGGAAAGACTGGTGCGTTCGTTCGTGATTTGGACCAAAAAGTGCTGGACGAGGAGGTCGATGGAGCGATCCATTCGATGAAGGATATGCCGACCGAACATCCGAACGAACTCATCGTCGCGGGCGTCCCCGAGCGCGCGAGCGCGAACGACGTGCTGGTTACGCCCGATGGAAAGCCCATCGACGCGCTCCGGGAGGGTGCAGTCGTCGGCACGTCAAGCCTTCGTCGGAAAGCCCAACTGCTGAACCATCGACCGGACCTCACGGTCGAACCCCTGCGTGGAAACGTCGATACGCGAATCGAGAAACTGCTCGCCCCGGTGCTTCAGGCTGAACACGAAGAACGTACTGAGGAAGAAAAAGAACGGAAAGCGCACTCCGGAAAGAAGGACAGCTACGAGTTCCCCTACGACAAACGTGTCGAGGAGTGGTTCGACGACCTCGCCGAAATCGAACGACAGGCACTCGAACGCGACGTCGATACCGAGTACGACGCCATCGTTCTCGCCGAAGCGGGACTCCAACGAAGTGGGTTAGCACATCACGTGGAGTACGACAGACTTCCGCGCAGTCAGTTCGTCCCCGCGCCCGGTCAGGGTGCGCTGGCAGTCACCACGCTCGATAACGAACGTTCCCGGGACATCAACACGGTTCTCGACCATCCACGGACACGGGTCGAAACGACCGTCGAGCGGACTATTCTTCGCGAACTGAACGGTGGTTGCATCGCTCCTATCGGGGTCCACGCCATCATTCAGGGGGAGAACGTTCACGTCGAGGTACAGGTGTTCAGTCAGGATGGATCGGAACAGGTCTCCCTCAAACGCGACGTTCCGATTCAAACCCACGTCACTGGCGCAAAGAACGTCGCAAGCGACCTTGCGGACCGCGGTGCCAGAGACCTCATCGCCGAAGCGAGACGAGAAACGGGGGCTGACGAGGAATGAAAATCGCCGTTTTCCGCCCGGATGACGAACGACTCGAGGATGCGGTTTCCCTGCTCGAATCGCTCGATGCAGAGCCGGTTCCGGACCCGATGCTTGCGGTTCGTCCGACTGGAAAGAAACCACGACAAGCCGATTTCGTCGTCCTGACGAGCAAGACGGGCGTCGAACTAGCACACGAGGCTGGGTGGAATCCCGGGGACGCCACTGTCTGCGCAATCGGCGAAGGAACCGCCGCTGCATTCCGCGAATACGGCTACGAGGTCGATATCGTGCCGGACAAATTCTCGTCACACGGATTGGTCGCCGTACTCGCGAACCGTGTGCAGGGACAACGCGTCGAAGTCGCTCGGAGCGACCACGGAAGCGACGTTCTCACGGATGGCCTCGCCGACGTTGGTGCGAAAGTGAACGAAACCGTCCTCTACGAACTCGTCCGACCGAAGCGGTCGGGAGATTCCACAGAACTCGCCGCCAATGGTGAACTCGACGGTGTTTTGTTCACGTCGTCGCTCACGGTCCAACACTTCTTAGAGGCCGCAGAAGACCGTGGGATTCGAGAGGAAACGCTGACCAACCTCGAAGACATGGTCGTCGGCGCGATCGGTGGTCCAACTCACGACACGGCCCGTGACCACGATATCCGAGTCGATGTGGTCCCCAAAACCGCCTCTTTCGACCGATTGGCACGTAAAGCGGTCGAACGTCTTCGGGAGAAGGCGGAGGTTTAAACGAGAAGACGAATCAAGGATGTATCGATGAGTCCTCCGGTTCCGGAACTGAGCGAGTGTGCGACAGCCTGTGCGGACAGAATACGCGATGCAGATGAAATCCTTCTCGCTTCGCATATCGACGCCGACGGCCTGACGAGCGCCGCGATTGCGTCGTCCGCGCTGTCTCGCTCCGGAATCCCGTTCGAAACCGTGTTCAGTAAACAACTCGACGCGAAGGAAATCGAAGCGATCGCGGCGACCGAATACGATACCGTCCTGTTTACGGACTTCGGAAGCGGACAACTCGACATCATCGCCGAGCACGAATCCGCCGGCGATTTCACGCCCATCATCGCCGACCATCACCAACCGGCGGATGCGGACACGGAATTTCATCTCAATCCGCTTCTGTTCGGCCTCGATGGTTCCTCGGAACTTTCCGGTGCAGGAGCAAGCTACGTCCTCGCGCGGGCGCTCGAACCCAGAAATGGCGACAACCGCGACCTCGCGGCCCTTGCCGTCGTCGGTGCCGTCGGCGACATGCAGATCTCGGATGGCGAACTCGTGGGTGCAAACACCGGTATCGTCGAGGAAGGTACCGAAGCCGGCGTCGTCGAAACTGGAACCGATCTCGCGCTGTACGGGAAACAGACCAGGCCGCTTCCCAAACTGCTCGAATATGCGACCGACGTGTACATTCCCGGTATTTCGAACAACAAGAGCGGTGTTCTTCGATTTCTCGACGGTGTCGGTATCGATTTGAAAGCGGACGGCGATTGGCGTCGCTGGGTCGATTTGACCGACGAGGAGCGCCAGACGGTCGCCAGTGCACTGGTCAAACGCGCGATGCGGAAGGGCGTTCCTGCGCAGAAAATCGGCGGACTCGTTGGGACCTCCTACACCCTCGTTGCCGAGCCGGAAGGGACCGAACTGCGTGACGTAAGCGAGTTTTCGACCCTACTGAATGCTACTGCGCGCTACGAACGGGCGGATGTCGGTCTCGCTGTTTGCCTCGGCGACCGTGGTGAGGCATTAGAACGCGCACGAACCCTCTTGACGAACCACCGCCGTAACCTCTCGGAAGCGATCAGTTGGGTGCAGTCCGAGGGCGTCAATCGAGAGGAGCACGTTCAGTGGTTTCATGCCGAAGACCGTGTCCGCGAAACTATCGTCGGTATCGTCGCCGGAATGGCCGTCGGTGCCGACGGTATCGACCGCGGAACGCCCATCTTTGCCTTTGCCGAAAAGAACGACGAGGAAGTGAAAGTTTCCGCACGCGGAACGCCGGGCCTCACACGCAGCGGGCTTGATCTTTCGGTCGTAATGAAAGAGGCGTCGCGTGCCGTTGGCGGTGATGGTGGTGGTCACAACGTTGCGGCAGGAGCGACGATACCGAAGGGTGAAGAACGAACGTTTATCGACCGTGCGGACGAACTAGTTGGCGAGCAAATGAGATGAGCGTCTCACCGGTAATGACGCTGTATTCCTTTCGATAATCACTGAGCCTGTCGGTTCGAACGTTGCCGTGGATATTCGCTATCCCGAGTGGATTTGATATCTCAGCATAGGGTTTACGCAACATCTCTCGTCGATTTCACAGACCTATCGGAAACGGCCCGAGGCCTCGATTCTGTACCGAACCGACACTCGACAATCCGGACCCTGGTGCGCGTCGAACGAAGTAGTCCATTTTTCGAGTCTAATCGGATACATCGGGAGGATATCCACATCGTGGTTCCGTTCTTGGTGTCGTGGGGTCCAGGCGATCCGTAGCGGTATTCGAGCTTTGCCGAAGAAAGACGGCGAGAGCGTTGCCCTTCCCGTGTTTCTCCCACGATTGCCGAAGCGGACCACTCTCGTGTGTATATCGCCTATCGCTATACAAAATCGTACTGTGGAGGACGGACGCTTGGGTACTGTCGTTACAATCGTAACCGTACTCGAGAAGAGGTGTACGTCTAGCGAAGGCATATCGGCAGTGCACGGCACCTAGCGGGATCAAATAACTACGAAACGACTATCGAAACCATATTACTGACAATCGATAGTTTCTCGCTCATCCCCAGGTGTCTACGACTATACCGGGTTGACACCCGATTCGGATGCAACCCTTGCAACTATGACTGCTGGTTCGGTTTTTTTGGCCGGTACTCGCAACCGACTCTGGATTTCGATGTCGGGCATTCTATCCGTTCGACCGGGACTGGACGGCCGTTTCGAATATTTCGTCTCCGGAACTCGATGCTACCCACTAGTTTTACGGGTTTCCTTCGACACCGACGCCGGGGATTTGGTGTGAGTGACGATACCGCCGGTGCCGCTGTCCAAAATCGACGTTACGGTATCGATAACGGGATGAAGATACGAGAACGGTGGCCCGGATTGAAGTCCCGACTTGGCGACGCACCTGTGGGGAGTTTTGACTCCCGTGTGAATCCATGACAAGAAAACTGAGAAGCGCGCTGGTCATACTACTCGCTGGCAGTATTCTCGCTGCCGGTTTTGCCGGAACGACTGCCGCACAGGACCGACAGATGACGCAATCGCAACTCGACTCGATGTCGTGTGCTGAACTCGATGCTACGTATCAGCACGGTATCGCGCGCGTTCAAAATAGCGACATGCCGCCGGAGCGAAAGCGAAGCCTCATGCAGCGCGGTACCACGCTCTACAACCTCTATAAATTCCGCAAAGGTTGCTAAGCGGGTCACAACTTTTCGTACACCGAGCGCCGTTGGACCGTTATGCGGCGCTCGGAATCCGGAGAATCGAGACCCCCAGAGTGATTAAGACAACCCAAGTTGAGACACTCGGCATGTGGCCGTGGGGACATCTGGCGGTGGGATACATCGCGTACTCCGGATTTCGACGAACCTGGTCAGCGCGCCCGCCGACTGATTACGAAGTTTTCGCACTCGCCCTCGGAACGCAGTTTCCGGATATCATCGATAAACCGCTTGCGTGGGGGTTCGGCGTCTTGCCGACGGGTCGTTCGCTCGCACATTCGCTACTGACGGCGAGTTTGTTGCTCGCCATTACGTACGGTTACTGTCGACGAAGGGGTATTCGAAACTTCTGGGCTGCCTTCGCAATCGGATACCTCACCCATCCATTTGCTGACGTGTTTCAACCAGTTTTGCTCGGTCAATACCAATACGCAGTGTTCTTACTCTGGCCCATCCGTTCGTTCCCGACGAACCATCCTGTCTACGTTTCGCCGTTCGACGCGTCGGGATTTTTCGCGTTCGAACTCCTCCTCGTGGCCGTGGCACTCATCGTCTGGCTATTCGATGGTACCCCAGGATTGGACGTTGTCACGGCTTCGACGAACACCCGAAAGTAGTAGAATCACACCCGGACGGAGCGTGTGGTAGAACTCGCCCTACGGAACGGTCGATAGTGGACATCTGATGTGAACTCGTCGGTGAAGAGATTGCTCCGCTTCGCCTAGTGATGTGCTCCGCCGACTGATGCAGGGGCAACAACCGCGAAACGACGAATACGCGCTCCGTTCGTCCTTCATAACTGGATTCTCGATTCGGGGTCGAGTGGGTCGGTCCCGCCGAACTGAAGCAGCTTTACGTCGTTTTCGACGAACCAGGGTTCGAGTACATCGAGTTCGTCTACCGATTTCGGGTGTGGAACGAGTTGTAACACCACGTCCGGTCGGTGCTCGGCCAGCACCGATTCGAGCGTTTCGTACGTCATTCCTTCCACGTGCCGGTCGTAGTGGTTCACCCGATAGCCGTCGCTCCGGAGCGAATCGACGATTTGTATCGCTGAGCTATTCCGACAGTCGTACGTTCCCGGCTTGTAGGCCGCTCCGAGAGCGACGATTTTCGGATCGACGTACTCGGCGAGTGAACGACGGACTTTCCGGGCGGCGACAGTGGGCATCTTGTCGTTGATTCGCCGTGCACTCGTTATGAGGTTCGAATACTCCGGATTGATCTCGTCGAGGAACCACGGATCAACCGGCAGGCAGTGACCGCCGACACCGATACCCGGCGTGAGAACATCGACGCGAGGATGATTGTTCGCTAGTTCGATGACTTCATTCATGTTGGTGCCGAGCCGTTCGCCGATGAGCGCGAACTCGTTCGCCAATGCGATGTTTACATCCCTGAACGTGTTCTCGATGAGTTTACACAGCTCCGCCGAGAGTAAGTCTGTGGTGTAGATGGTTCCCTCCACGAACGGTCGATATATCTCTGTCGCACGGCGAATACTCGTTTCGTCGATTCCACCGATAACGCGGTCGTTCGTTCGAATCTCCTCGAAGACGTTTCCCGGAAGTATTCGTTCAGGGGAGTGCGCGAGAGACACGTCATCTCCCGGTTCGAATCCGGCCTGTTCCAGTCGCGGAACGACCATCTCTTCGCACGTCTGCGGCGGGAGCGTTGATTCGATGTTTATCAAATCACCGTCCGTGAGATGCGGAATGATGGACTCCAGCGCGCTCCGAACGTAACTTAGGTCGGGTGACTTCGTCGGATTTGCAAGTGGTGTTGGGACCGAAATGATGAACGCATCCCCTTCGACCGGTTCGGTCCGGACATCGAGGTTCTCCGTTACATCGTCGCTCGCCAGTAGGGATTCGAACTCTGCTTCGTCGAAGTTGAGCGTTCGGTCGTTGATCGCTTTCACCACGTTCTCGTCGATATCGACTCCGACGACGTGTTTCCCGTTCTCGGCGAGGAGCAGCGCGAGT of the Haladaptatus caseinilyticus genome contains:
- a CDS encoding aspartate kinase, translating into MRVVAKFGGTSLGSGDRINRAADSVAAAVEAGHEIAVVASAMGNTTDELLEEIKFDADEPDRAEIVSMGERTSVRMLKAALAARGVDALFLEPGSDGWPIVTDSRGEVNAEITKERAAQLAEALDGTVPVVTGFLAEDEEGGVTTLGRGGSDTTAVMLGTYMDADEVVIVTDVEGVMTGDPSVVEGARNVGEITVDELRNLSFRGAEVVAPSALSYKDDDLHVRVVHYQHGDLLAGGTSVTGKFENLIDMRESPLSCMTVAGRAMRNRPGILSDLSTALGDSDINVDAVASGMDSITFYVDTDVSERAENILHQEVIGEETLSSVTVDDPIAVIRVTGGELPNQPGIIHELVQPVADAHINVHDLITSATSVALFVDWDDREKTLEILQDHFQQ
- the hemL gene encoding glutamate-1-semialdehyde 2,1-aminomutase, with translation MNRERSRNLYDRALSVTPGGVNSPVRAVRPHPFFVERGDGAHVIDADGNRYLDYVGGYGPLLLGHDLPQSVQSALQSQLADGPMYGAPAEVEVELAEFVTRHVPSVEMIRFVNSGTEATSSAVRLARGYTGRDKIVVMQGGYHGAQESTLVQGSSGRTSEPSSSGIPSAFAEETITLPFNDAEAARELFEERGDEIACVMTEPILGNCASIPPVDGYLETLRELTAEHGSLLVFDEVMTGFRIGGLQCAQGKFGVTPDLTTFAKVIGGGFPVGAIGGRADIIEQFAPTGNVFQAGTYSGHPLSLTAGLEMLRFAAKNDVYDHVNGLGEKLRSGLTDILADHAPEYTVVGQDSMFKVVFTRDGPRDLEGQCDAGCMQNPDCPRFDYCPKDKTDVDRAETDRWERLFWPAMLDQGIFLTANQFESQFISYAHTEEDVEETLEAYKEAL
- the hemC gene encoding hydroxymethylbilane synthase codes for the protein MSKRGKELTLATRGSDLAIRQSGEVTAALEDRRFSVELVEVETTGDQLDDALITELGKTGAFVRDLDQKVLDEEVDGAIHSMKDMPTEHPNELIVAGVPERASANDVLVTPDGKPIDALREGAVVGTSSLRRKAQLLNHRPDLTVEPLRGNVDTRIEKLLAPVLQAEHEERTEEEKERKAHSGKKDSYEFPYDKRVEEWFDDLAEIERQALERDVDTEYDAIVLAEAGLQRSGLAHHVEYDRLPRSQFVPAPGQGALAVTTLDNERSRDINTVLDHPRTRVETTVERTILRELNGGCIAPIGVHAIIQGENVHVEVQVFSQDGSEQVSLKRDVPIQTHVTGAKNVASDLADRGARDLIAEARRETGADEE
- a CDS encoding uroporphyrinogen-III synthase encodes the protein MKIAVFRPDDERLEDAVSLLESLDAEPVPDPMLAVRPTGKKPRQADFVVLTSKTGVELAHEAGWNPGDATVCAIGEGTAAAFREYGYEVDIVPDKFSSHGLVAVLANRVQGQRVEVARSDHGSDVLTDGLADVGAKVNETVLYELVRPKRSGDSTELAANGELDGVLFTSSLTVQHFLEAAEDRGIREETLTNLEDMVVGAIGGPTHDTARDHDIRVDVVPKTASFDRLARKAVERLREKAEV
- a CDS encoding single-stranded-DNA-specific exonuclease RecJ; its protein translation is MSPPVPELSECATACADRIRDADEILLASHIDADGLTSAAIASSALSRSGIPFETVFSKQLDAKEIEAIAATEYDTVLFTDFGSGQLDIIAEHESAGDFTPIIADHHQPADADTEFHLNPLLFGLDGSSELSGAGASYVLARALEPRNGDNRDLAALAVVGAVGDMQISDGELVGANTGIVEEGTEAGVVETGTDLALYGKQTRPLPKLLEYATDVYIPGISNNKSGVLRFLDGVGIDLKADGDWRRWVDLTDEERQTVASALVKRAMRKGVPAQKIGGLVGTSYTLVAEPEGTELRDVSEFSTLLNATARYERADVGLAVCLGDRGEALERARTLLTNHRRNLSEAISWVQSEGVNREEHVQWFHAEDRVRETIVGIVAGMAVGADGIDRGTPIFAFAEKNDEEVKVSARGTPGLTRSGLDLSVVMKEASRAVGGDGGGHNVAAGATIPKGEERTFIDRADELVGEQMR
- a CDS encoding metal-dependent hydrolase, producing the protein MWPWGHLAVGYIAYSGFRRTWSARPPTDYEVFALALGTQFPDIIDKPLAWGFGVLPTGRSLAHSLLTASLLLAITYGYCRRRGIRNFWAAFAIGYLTHPFADVFQPVLLGQYQYAVFLLWPIRSFPTNHPVYVSPFDASGFFAFELLLVAVALIVWLFDGTPGLDVVTASTNTRK
- a CDS encoding nucleotide sugar dehydrogenase, producing MTSNSTDQSTTRESVETVVVVGMGFIGLPLALLLAENGKHVVGVDIDENVVKAINDRTLNFDEAEFESLLASDDVTENLDVRTEPVEGDAFIISVPTPLANPTKSPDLSYVRSALESIIPHLTDGDLINIESTLPPQTCEEMVVPRLEQAGFEPGDDVSLAHSPERILPGNVFEEIRTNDRVIGGIDETSIRRATEIYRPFVEGTIYTTDLLSAELCKLIENTFRDVNIALANEFALIGERLGTNMNEVIELANNHPRVDVLTPGIGVGGHCLPVDPWFLDEINPEYSNLITSARRINDKMPTVAARKVRRSLAEYVDPKIVALGAAYKPGTYDCRNSSAIQIVDSLRSDGYRVNHYDRHVEGMTYETLESVLAEHRPDVVLQLVPHPKSVDELDVLEPWFVENDVKLLQFGGTDPLDPESRIQL